The following are encoded in a window of Dethiosulfovibrio salsuginis genomic DNA:
- a CDS encoding NifB/NifX family molybdenum-iron cluster-binding protein: MKIAFPVEAGAICPHFGHAPEFVIADVQDGVEVSRESHVPPAHEPGVLPAWLGDLGVNVLVSGGLGARACELLKAKGVDVVTGFSGTVDQAIAKLTAGSLESTGRLCNHDHGDCDH, from the coding sequence TTGAAAATAGCTTTTCCCGTCGAGGCTGGGGCCATATGCCCCCACTTTGGCCACGCCCCTGAGTTCGTTATAGCGGATGTCCAGGATGGAGTAGAGGTTTCCAGGGAAAGTCACGTTCCTCCGGCCCACGAACCTGGGGTTCTGCCCGCATGGCTTGGAGATCTAGGCGTAAACGTCCTGGTATCCGGTGGTCTAGGCGCCCGGGCCTGCGAGCTGCTGAAGGCCAAAGGAGTGGACGTGGTAACCGGATTTTCCGGGACAGTGGACCAGGCCATAGCCAAGCTTACCGCAGGGTCTCTGGAGAGCACCGGTAGACTGTGCAACCACGACCACGGCGACTGCGACCACTGA